The following DNA comes from Arthrobacter sp. SLBN-83.
ATGCCCGCGGTGGTGGCCTACGACCAGCGCCGCCGCCACGGACAGGACGTCGTGGAACCCCGGGACGACCTGGGTTACTCGGCGAACTTCCTGTGGATGGCCTTCGGCGAGGAACAGGTTCCGGAGGTGGTGGAGGCCTTCAACGTCTCGATGATCCTGTACGCCGAGCACTCCTTCAATGCGTCCACCTTCACCGCCCGGGTGATCACCTCAACGCTTTCGGACCTGCATTCAGCAGTAACCGGAGCCATCGGCGCGCTGAAGGGACCGCTGCACGGCGGTGCCAATGAGGCCGTGATGCACACCTTCGACGAGATCGGCATCCGGCAGGAAGAGTCCCTGGAGGAGGCCGCCGCCCGTGCCAAGGCCTGGATGGAAGACGCGCTGGCGCAGAAGAAGAAGGTCATGGGCTTCGGCCACCGCGTCTACAAGCATGGTGATTCCCGGGTCCCCACCATGAAGGCGGCCCTGGACAAGATGATCGCCCACTACGGCCGCCCCGAGTTGCTGGGCCTGTACAACGGCCTGGAAACGGCGATGGACGAGGCCAAGGCCATCAAGCCGAACCTCGACTACCCGGCAGGGCCCACTTACCACCTGATGGGCTTCGACACCCCCACGTTCACTCCCCTGTTCGTGGCCAGCCGGATCACGGGCTGGACCGCGCACATCATGGAGCAGCTTGATGCCAACTCCTTGATCAGGCCGCTGAGCGAGTACAACGGCGTGGAGGAACGGCACCTTCCGTAGCTCTTGGCAAGATCACGACGGCGGGTGGGCACTTTGGTGGCCACCCGCCGTCGGACGTTTAACAGCACGGGCGCTCCCGGGACTACTCCAGGCGGCTTTCGGACGAGGCGACCGACTCGTTGTCGGTGTGCATGGTGACCACCACGTTGACCCGGCCGCCTTCCAGCACCACCGGCAGCCAATGGTCGGCGTCCTGCCACATGCGCTCCACCGGCAGGGCCGCAACGCTGAACCATTCAGGCAGGATCTCGTCACTGGGGGCCGGCTCACCCTGCCAGGTGCGCGCCGTGAAAAGGGTGGTCTTCATGTCCCAGTCGGGCCGGGCCGGGAACACGAAGTGCACCGCACCGGCGTCGGCCAGGGCCTCTTCCTCCAGCACCACCCCGGTCTCCTCGAGGACTTCCCGGATCACGGCCTGGGCGGAGGTCTCGCCCGGCTCCACGTGGCCGCCGATGCCCACGATCTTGCCCCTGCCGAAGCCTGTCTGCTTCAGCCCCAGGAGAACCTCCGTGCCGTTCTCCCCCTCCCGCAGGAGAAAGCAGAGGGTTACTGCCGCTGCAGCCATGCCTGTCCCCTAGCCCAGGGCCCGGGGATGGGCCGCAGCATAGACCTCGCGCAGAGTGTCCGCAGTGACCAGCGTGTACACCTGTGTGGTGGTCACGGACGCGTGGCCCAGCAGTTCCTGCACCACGCGCACATCGGCGCCCCCTTCGAGCAGGTGGGTGGCGAACGAGTGCCTCAACGTGTGCGGCGAGACGTCCCGGGTGATGTTTGCTTTCTCCGCAGCCGCCTTCAGGATGGTCCAGGCACTTTGCCGGCTGATCCTGCCGCCGCGGGCATTCAGGAACAACGCCGGGGTGCCCTTTCCCTTGGCGGCGAGCAGCGGCCGGCCGCGGACCAGGTAGGCATCCAGCGCACGGGCGCCGTAGGAGCCCAGCGGCACCATCCGTTCCTTGGATCCCTTGCCGAACAGGCGGACAACGGCCGGCCCGGATTCGGGTTCCGCCAGGGAGATGTCGTCCACGTCAAGGCCTACGGCTTCGCTGATCCTGGCGCCGGTGGAATAGAGGAATTCCAGGAGGGCGCGGTCCCGCAATCCCGTTGCGGTGTCGGTACCCGCGGCCTCGAGGATACGGGTCACCTCATCGACGCTGATGGCTTTGGGCAGCCGCTTACCGGCCATCGGCGGGTGGACTTCGCTGGCTGGGTCCGCGGGCGTGAAGCCTTCCAGGGCCCAGAACTTATGCAGCCCCCGGACGGCCACCACTGTCCGGGCTGCCGAGCGCACCCCCAGGGTGGATCCGCCGTCGGATCCATCGGAGAGGGCACGGACGTAGCCGGTGACATGGTGCCGGGTGATCTCCTCCGGCCGGGTGCACCCGGCAGCGGCCAGGTAGCGGGCGTATCGGGCCAGGTCGCGGCGGTAGGCCGCCAGGGTGTTCGCTGCCAGCCCCCGTTCCACGCCCATGTGCTGGAGGTAGTCAGTGATTCCCCGGTCAATGGCGGGAGGAACGTCGGCCGGGGCCGCACCGGCAGCCGGCTGGACGGACGGTACTGCTTCAGCCGAAGGACCCGGGACCATCAGCGCTGGCTGGGGTGTGCGGGCCAGGGGGCGTCGGCGGGGCGGAGGTCTTGGTAGTTGCCGGCCCGGGCGGCCGCGGCGGCAAGGATCCCGACGACGGCGGACGGGTTGTGCAGGCGGCCGGCCAGGACGGACGCCACGGCGTCGTCGAGGCTGATCCAGTGGAACTCGATCTCCGCTTCCTCGTCCGTCCGCTCATGGCGTTCGTGGTGCGGAACCTCGGTGAGGTCCCGGGCAAGGTAGATCCGGATGGCCTCGCTGGAGGATCCCGGGGAGTTGAAGACGTCGGCCAGGACGTTCCAGGTCCCGGCCGCCAGATCTGCTTCCTCGGCGAGTTCGCGTGCCGCCCCCACCACGAAGTCCTCGCCTTCGACGTCCAGCAGACCGGCGGGGACTTCCCAGAGGTCCATGCCCACAGGGTGCCGGTACTGCTTCAGGAGGAGGATCTGGCCTTTGTCATTCATGGGCAGGACCGCAACGGCGCCGGGATGGTCGATGTAGTCGCGGGTGAGGGCGTCCCCGGACTCGGAGAGCTGGAAGGTGTCGCTGACGACGTCCCAGATCCGGCCCTCATAAACCTTCTCGGAAGACAAAAGACGGCGCGGGCTTGGTGCATCCGAAACCTGTTTGGCAGGGGTGGCTTCAGGTGTACCAGGCATCGCGCCGTCCTTTGTGTTCTCTTGACTACTTAGCGGTAACGCTACCCGATGCTGCAGGCTCGCCGTCCGCGGGGGCCGCCGTGTCGGCTGCACCCTGGTGGTTGGCGTTCTGGTGGTCCAAGGCAGCCTTGACCAGGCCGGCGAACAGCGGGTGGGGGCGCGTGGGCCGCGAGCTCAGCTCGGGGTGCGCCTGGGTGGCAACGTAGTACGGGTGGACGTCGGCGGGCAGCTCGACGAATTCCACCAGCTTGCCGTCCGGGGAGGTGCCGGAGAAGACCAGCCCCTTGTCCGCGATCTGCTGGCGGTACTTGTTGTTGACCTCGTAGCGGTGCCGGTGGCGTTCACTGACGGTGGTCTTGCCGTAGGTTCCGGCGATGACCGAGCCTTCGTCGAGCTTGGCTTCGTACAGGCCCAGGCGCATGGTGCCACCGAGGTCGCCGCGGCCCTCGACGTACTCCAGCTGCTCTTCCATCGTGGCGATGACCGGGTACTTGGAGTCCGGCTCGAACTCGCTGGAGGAGGCGCCTTCCAGGCCCACCACGTTGCGGGCGTATTCGATAACCATGCACTGCAGGCCAAGGCACAGGCCCAGGACCGGCAGCTTGGTTTCGCGGGCGAACTTCAGGGCGCCCAGCTTGCCTTCGAGGCCGCGGATGCCAAAGCCGCCCGGAACGCAGATGGCGTCAACGCCGTCGAGCGCCTTGATGGCGCCCTCACGGGTCTCGCACTCGTCGGACGGGACCCAGCGGATCTTGACCTTGGCCTCGTTGGCGAAGCCGCCGGCGCGCAGCGCCTCGGTGACCGAAAGGTAGGCGTCCGGGAGATCAATGTACTTGCCCACCAAGGCGATCTCAACGTGGTGCTTCGGGTTGTGGACGGCCTCGAGGAGGCGGTCCCAGCTGGTCCAGTCGACGTCCTTGAACGGCAGGTCCAGGGCACGGACGATGTAGGAGTCCAGTCCCTGGCCGTGCAGGGTCTTGGGGATGTCGTAGATGCTGGGGGCGTCGGCGGCGTTCACCACTGCGTCGATGTCGACGTCGCACATGCGGCCGATCTTTTCGCGCATGGCCTCGGGCACTTCGCGGTCCGAACGGATCACAATGGCCTCCGGCTGGATGCCGATGGAGCGCAGCGCAGCCACGGAGTGCTGGGTGGGCTTGGTCTTCAGTTCCTGGGACGGGCCGATGTAGGGCACCAGGGACACGTGGAGGAAGAACACGTTGTTCCTGCCAATGTCCTGGCGGACCTGGCGGGCGGACTCGAGG
Coding sequences within:
- the xerD gene encoding site-specific tyrosine recombinase XerD, encoding MVPGPSAEAVPSVQPAAGAAPADVPPAIDRGITDYLQHMGVERGLAANTLAAYRRDLARYARYLAAAGCTRPEEITRHHVTGYVRALSDGSDGGSTLGVRSAARTVVAVRGLHKFWALEGFTPADPASEVHPPMAGKRLPKAISVDEVTRILEAAGTDTATGLRDRALLEFLYSTGARISEAVGLDVDDISLAEPESGPAVVRLFGKGSKERMVPLGSYGARALDAYLVRGRPLLAAKGKGTPALFLNARGGRISRQSAWTILKAAAEKANITRDVSPHTLRHSFATHLLEGGADVRVVQELLGHASVTTTQVYTLVTADTLREVYAAAHPRALG
- a CDS encoding CTP synthase, translating into MIGSNSVVQRSNSRVNSRFPGSSKTTKHIFVTGGVASSLGKGLTASSLGHLLRARGLSVTMQKLDPYLNVDPGTMNPFQHGEVFVTDDGAETDLDIGHYERFLDENLEGSANVTTGQVYSTVIAKERRGEYLGDTVQVIPHITDEIKRRMRLPAEGKNAPDVIITEIGGTVGDIESQPFLESARQVRQDIGRNNVFFLHVSLVPYIGPSQELKTKPTQHSVAALRSIGIQPEAIVIRSDREVPEAMREKIGRMCDVDIDAVVNAADAPSIYDIPKTLHGQGLDSYIVRALDLPFKDVDWTSWDRLLEAVHNPKHHVEIALVGKYIDLPDAYLSVTEALRAGGFANEAKVKIRWVPSDECETREGAIKALDGVDAICVPGGFGIRGLEGKLGALKFARETKLPVLGLCLGLQCMVIEYARNVVGLEGASSSEFEPDSKYPVIATMEEQLEYVEGRGDLGGTMRLGLYEAKLDEGSVIAGTYGKTTVSERHRHRYEVNNKYRQQIADKGLVFSGTSPDGKLVEFVELPADVHPYYVATQAHPELSSRPTRPHPLFAGLVKAALDHQNANHQGAADTAAPADGEPAASGSVTAK
- a CDS encoding NUDIX domain-containing protein, whose amino-acid sequence is MPGTPEATPAKQVSDAPSPRRLLSSEKVYEGRIWDVVSDTFQLSESGDALTRDYIDHPGAVAVLPMNDKGQILLLKQYRHPVGMDLWEVPAGLLDVEGEDFVVGAARELAEEADLAAGTWNVLADVFNSPGSSSEAIRIYLARDLTEVPHHERHERTDEEAEIEFHWISLDDAVASVLAGRLHNPSAVVGILAAAAARAGNYQDLRPADAPWPAHPSQR
- a CDS encoding 8-oxo-dGTP diphosphatase, whose product is MAAAAVTLCFLLREGENGTEVLLGLKQTGFGRGKIVGIGGHVEPGETSAQAVIREVLEETGVVLEEEALADAGAVHFVFPARPDWDMKTTLFTARTWQGEPAPSDEILPEWFSVAALPVERMWQDADHWLPVVLEGGRVNVVVTMHTDNESVASSESRLE
- a CDS encoding bifunctional 2-methylcitrate synthase/citrate synthase; the encoded protein is MAENEIKKGLAGVVVDYTAVSEVNPDTNSLLYRGYPVQELAAKCSFEEVAYLLWNGELPTEQQLAEFTAKERAGRALDPVVKQVIDALPVTSHPMDVCRTAASVMGARHPLAEDSSREANMAKAVDLFAAMPAVVAYDQRRRHGQDVVEPRDDLGYSANFLWMAFGEEQVPEVVEAFNVSMILYAEHSFNASTFTARVITSTLSDLHSAVTGAIGALKGPLHGGANEAVMHTFDEIGIRQEESLEEAAARAKAWMEDALAQKKKVMGFGHRVYKHGDSRVPTMKAALDKMIAHYGRPELLGLYNGLETAMDEAKAIKPNLDYPAGPTYHLMGFDTPTFTPLFVASRITGWTAHIMEQLDANSLIRPLSEYNGVEERHLP